In a genomic window of Thermogemmata fonticola:
- a CDS encoding sirohydrochlorin chelatase encodes MPSSRRAILLIAHGSRRPQANAELENVAESLRQRGHFDFVQPAYLELAEPTIEQGAAACVAHDARVVILLPYFLSPGRHVAEDLNAACQQLRRLYPHVHFALAPPLGQHPAIIDILLHHAWETLAKTETPPSR; translated from the coding sequence ATGCCGTCGTCCCGCCGGGCCATTCTTTTGATCGCTCATGGCAGCCGTCGGCCGCAAGCCAACGCGGAGCTGGAAAACGTTGCCGAATCGCTCCGCCAGCGCGGCCATTTCGATTTCGTCCAGCCGGCGTATCTGGAGTTAGCAGAACCAACCATCGAACAAGGAGCTGCTGCCTGTGTCGCTCATGATGCCCGTGTCGTCATCCTGCTCCCGTATTTTTTGTCACCGGGCCGTCATGTGGCCGAGGACTTAAACGCTGCCTGCCAGCAGCTTCGCCGGCTTTACCCCCATGTTCATTTCGCCCTCGCTCCACCCTTAGGGCAGCATCCCGCCATCATCGACATCCTTCTGCATCACGCTTGGGAGACGCTTGCCAAGACGGAAACACCCCCGTCACGCTAA
- a CDS encoding ABC transporter permease, giving the protein MLPMYSDFPWWFWLLLAVAGAAFVALIASNSWAQRAAIIKLRRNIALAIKSLWLHKLRSFLSVLGIIIGIASVISLMAFGEGSMQDALEDIKRQGATNIIIRSVKPPDDSATATRTWVTTYGLTRRDLERFKTFGDAIVRIVPLRVLPTEARYLERMANARVIATTPEYADIHRFELASGRFLTDIDDRERKNVCVLGSAVADKLFPFEDPLGRSILMRSFEFQVVGVIRERMPTGGSGGSQAAEDFNDDIYIPLHTSFARFGEIISVRTSGSRINEKVQYTQITLTVSDIDLVRPVGDAIKQILEEEHAPKRDWAVTIPLDRLEEAERAKNRFITLMAMIASISLLVGGIGIMNIMLATVTERTREIGIRRALGAKQRDIVLQFLVEAVVQTTLGGLLGVLIGLAMVYAVPALWSQMLQWGWFTGSPLPAKVHVPIIFVSLIFSVLVGVGFGLYPAWRASRLDPIEALRHE; this is encoded by the coding sequence ATGCTGCCAATGTACTCCGATTTCCCCTGGTGGTTCTGGCTTTTGCTCGCAGTCGCGGGAGCGGCCTTCGTGGCCCTCATCGCCTCCAATTCCTGGGCGCAACGCGCCGCGATCATCAAGCTCCGCCGCAATATCGCCTTGGCCATCAAAAGCCTCTGGCTCCACAAACTCCGGTCTTTTCTCTCGGTCTTGGGCATCATTATTGGAATCGCCTCGGTTATCTCCCTGATGGCCTTCGGCGAGGGATCGATGCAGGACGCCCTGGAGGACATCAAGCGGCAAGGAGCGACCAACATCATCATTCGCAGTGTCAAGCCGCCGGATGATTCGGCCACGGCGACGCGTACCTGGGTGACCACCTACGGGCTGACCCGCCGGGACCTGGAACGGTTCAAGACGTTCGGGGATGCGATCGTGCGCATCGTCCCCTTGCGGGTTTTGCCCACGGAAGCCCGCTATCTGGAGCGCATGGCCAACGCCCGTGTCATCGCCACGACGCCAGAATATGCCGACATCCACCGTTTTGAACTAGCATCGGGACGTTTCCTGACCGACATCGACGACCGGGAACGCAAAAACGTCTGCGTCCTCGGCTCAGCGGTGGCGGACAAACTCTTCCCCTTTGAAGACCCGCTTGGTCGTTCGATCCTGATGCGTTCCTTTGAATTTCAGGTCGTGGGGGTCATCCGCGAGCGCATGCCCACGGGCGGCAGCGGCGGTTCCCAAGCCGCGGAAGACTTCAACGATGATATTTACATCCCCCTCCACACCAGCTTTGCCCGCTTCGGCGAGATCATCTCGGTCCGGACTTCCGGTTCCCGCATCAACGAAAAGGTCCAATATACCCAGATCACGCTCACGGTGTCCGATATCGACCTCGTTCGGCCTGTCGGCGATGCCATCAAACAAATCCTGGAAGAAGAGCATGCCCCCAAGCGCGATTGGGCCGTCACGATTCCCCTGGACCGCCTCGAAGAGGCGGAGCGGGCCAAGAACCGCTTCATCACCCTGATGGCCATGATCGCCTCGATCTCTCTGCTCGTCGGCGGCATCGGCATCATGAACATCATGCTGGCCACCGTCACGGAACGGACGCGTGAGATCGGCATCCGCCGAGCTTTGGGAGCCAAACAGCGGGACATTGTCCTGCAATTCCTCGTGGAAGCCGTCGTTCAGACGACGTTGGGCGGTCTGCTCGGCGTGCTCATCGGACTGGCGATGGTGTATGCCGTCCCGGCCCTCTGGTCCCAGATGCTCCAGTGGGGTTGGTTCACGGGCAGTCCCTTGCCAGCGAAAGTGCACGTACCCATCATCTTCGTCTCGTTGATCTTTTCCGTCCTGGTCGGAGTTGGCTTTGGTTTGTACCCCGCCTGGCGGGCCTCCCGGCTCGATCCGATCGAAGCCCTCCGCCACGAATAA
- a CDS encoding serine/threonine protein kinase, whose protein sequence is MSGAWIGARIGNWYLEEEVARGAQGLLYRARSYQDDGRLAAVKILENVVARQPDIQQTLAADMLPLQRLEHANIARYYESGISAGVVYIACEWVNGEDYGRRLRQGPRPWQEVLQVAVQMARALKHAHNRNVLHRELKPAHVMRTEEGVVKLLSCGLARIFPPPVAMTPSPLGAESFQPPELSSGKPYSRRSDFYAFGGVLYALLTGRPPFAAASLVELTHKHCYMLPERPAMLVPDIPPELDEFVCLLLEKNPSRRPVNAMQILDELERIRAKLERRGRKIDWPAPLTPDTVETVALTQQKDGQTDSEIRQEPRPLLQRAWVVIPAFVIVVGLLLYAFLRPRVPAEELYEAARPLMQSHRPEDWEYAWQHYLEPLSRYYPDRYTGEVAAFRQKLREYRELQRLIAEATHWQPRSEAERAYWRGLRMVQMGDVAAARRLWNALIVVFEPQQSERVWVELARTGLMLLDQYDASRMGTREASAIPTHLQPVIERIRELRRAGRTADADLVRRSLEELYRSDPAMLEFLQKASEN, encoded by the coding sequence ATGAGCGGTGCATGGATCGGTGCTCGAATCGGTAACTGGTATCTGGAAGAAGAAGTCGCACGAGGAGCACAAGGCCTACTCTACCGTGCCCGGAGTTATCAAGATGATGGCCGCTTGGCTGCTGTGAAAATCTTGGAAAACGTAGTCGCCCGCCAGCCCGACATTCAGCAGACGCTTGCAGCCGATATGCTGCCGTTGCAGCGCCTCGAGCACGCCAACATTGCCCGTTATTACGAAAGCGGTATCAGTGCCGGTGTGGTGTACATCGCATGCGAATGGGTCAACGGTGAGGACTATGGCCGGCGTTTGCGCCAAGGTCCGCGGCCGTGGCAGGAAGTGCTCCAGGTGGCCGTCCAGATGGCCCGCGCCTTGAAACATGCTCACAATCGCAACGTTCTTCATCGAGAACTCAAACCCGCCCATGTGATGAGGACGGAGGAAGGCGTTGTCAAATTGCTCTCCTGCGGTCTAGCCCGCATCTTTCCTCCGCCGGTGGCAATGACGCCTTCGCCCTTGGGAGCCGAATCGTTCCAGCCCCCCGAATTATCCAGCGGCAAGCCGTACAGTCGGCGGAGCGACTTTTATGCCTTTGGGGGTGTGCTCTACGCCCTCTTGACTGGCCGTCCACCCTTTGCCGCAGCGAGTTTGGTCGAACTGACTCACAAACACTGCTACATGCTTCCAGAGCGGCCGGCTATGCTGGTTCCGGACATTCCGCCGGAGTTGGACGAGTTCGTGTGCCTGCTTCTGGAGAAGAATCCCTCGCGCCGCCCAGTGAATGCCATGCAGATACTGGACGAGCTAGAGCGGATTCGCGCGAAACTGGAGCGCCGCGGCCGAAAGATCGATTGGCCTGCCCCTCTGACACCCGACACGGTCGAGACAGTGGCGCTAACCCAGCAGAAAGACGGACAGACCGACTCAGAAATACGCCAGGAACCGCGCCCTCTGCTCCAGCGAGCGTGGGTGGTCATTCCCGCTTTTGTTATCGTCGTGGGGTTACTCTTGTATGCCTTCCTGCGTCCGCGCGTACCTGCTGAGGAACTCTACGAGGCGGCACGACCGCTCATGCAATCTCACCGGCCCGAAGACTGGGAGTACGCTTGGCAACACTATCTCGAACCCCTCAGCCGGTATTATCCTGACCGCTACACGGGAGAGGTTGCGGCATTCCGGCAAAAGCTGCGGGAATATCGGGAACTCCAGCGCTTGATCGCCGAAGCGACCCATTGGCAACCCCGCTCGGAAGCTGAGCGCGCCTATTGGCGAGGGTTGAGGATGGTACAGATGGGAGATGTCGCCGCAGCACGGCGCCTCTGGAATGCCCTGATCGTGGTGTTCGAACCTCAACAATCGGAGCGCGTGTGGGTCGAGTTAGCGCGCACGGGCCTGATGCTCTTAGACCAGTACGACGCTTCGCGGATGGGAACCAGAGAAGCCTCCGCTATTCCCACGCACTTACAGCCCGTTATCGAACGCATCCGGGAATTGCGCCGGGCAGGCCGCACAGCGGATGCCGACCTTGTTCGCCGGAGCCTGGAGGAATTGTATCGAAGCGACCCGGCAATGCTGGAGTTTCTCCAAAAAGCCTCCGAGAATTGA
- a CDS encoding serine/threonine-protein kinase gives MPTPPATIEDYCALLARSRLLLNEEVEAAYQRFQKESEAEGKSTTDIDRFRRYLVRQRLLTEYQAHMIQRGRAEGFFIGGYKILDRVGKGHMGVGGVYKALHHLGQIVALKILPASKASDPHTLARFQREARLLLQLDHPNIVRAFQVGEAHGVHYLVMEYLEGETLQEVLQRRGRLPWQEAVRLIHQAFQGLQHLHERHMVHRDLKPANLMLVDGRESEKETEESRRDHDDTTWDATLKILDIGLGRELFDENAPEGQIETQITQEGSVLGTPDYMAPEQARDASSADIRADIYSLGCVLYHCITGQPPFPDSNIMAQMVRHAMEPPRPLGEFVPDIPPMLQAVMDTLLAKQPEKRYATPAAASTALQPLLTSRGARPTLARLTPAYKAWLENESALELAPPPLGVKGTSSDVPHRSSGIRKAAPDTAPKPILPPESVPTAIPPGGNVQQMAGLSAPPGLATAAPAYPLPQAVPMPQPGPAVAPQPVPPSPPMLEVDVELVTGPTELANRPVTEDRPLTELSRRDWMMLIAGSASVFSATALGFVIARLLSPKPPEPPPSE, from the coding sequence ATGCCCACGCCTCCCGCCACGATTGAAGACTACTGTGCCCTGCTAGCCAGGAGCCGTCTGTTGCTAAATGAAGAGGTGGAAGCGGCCTATCAGCGGTTCCAGAAAGAAAGTGAGGCGGAAGGAAAGTCCACGACCGACATTGACCGCTTTCGCCGCTATCTCGTCCGCCAGCGCTTGTTGACCGAATATCAGGCTCATATGATCCAGCGCGGCCGAGCGGAAGGATTTTTCATCGGCGGATACAAGATTCTCGATCGCGTTGGCAAAGGCCATATGGGTGTAGGAGGGGTGTATAAGGCCCTTCATCACCTCGGCCAGATTGTCGCCTTAAAGATTCTACCCGCTTCCAAAGCCTCGGATCCTCACACTCTGGCCCGTTTCCAACGTGAAGCCCGCTTGCTTTTGCAGTTGGATCACCCCAACATCGTCCGGGCTTTTCAGGTGGGTGAAGCCCATGGCGTCCATTACCTGGTGATGGAGTATCTGGAGGGCGAAACCCTCCAGGAAGTGTTGCAGCGCCGCGGTCGGTTGCCTTGGCAGGAAGCTGTGCGCTTGATCCATCAGGCATTCCAGGGATTGCAACATTTGCACGAACGCCACATGGTCCACCGGGACCTCAAGCCCGCCAACCTTATGCTGGTAGATGGCCGCGAGAGTGAAAAGGAAACGGAGGAAAGCCGCCGGGACCATGATGACACGACCTGGGATGCGACTCTGAAGATTCTCGATATCGGCTTAGGCCGCGAACTTTTTGACGAAAACGCTCCGGAAGGACAAATCGAGACGCAGATCACCCAAGAAGGCTCTGTGTTGGGAACCCCTGACTACATGGCCCCGGAACAGGCTCGTGACGCTAGTAGTGCGGATATCCGGGCGGATATCTACAGCTTGGGGTGTGTCCTGTATCACTGCATTACAGGTCAACCTCCTTTTCCAGATAGCAATATCATGGCTCAGATGGTCCGGCATGCGATGGAACCACCTCGGCCTCTGGGGGAGTTTGTTCCCGATATCCCACCGATGTTACAGGCGGTTATGGATACTCTGTTAGCCAAACAACCCGAGAAGCGCTATGCAACCCCCGCGGCTGCCAGTACTGCCTTGCAACCCTTGTTGACTTCGCGCGGTGCTCGGCCTACCCTCGCTCGTCTGACTCCGGCTTACAAAGCCTGGTTGGAAAACGAATCCGCACTGGAACTGGCTCCACCCCCACTAGGTGTCAAAGGTACATCCAGCGATGTCCCGCATCGTTCGTCCGGCATTCGGAAGGCAGCTCCGGATACGGCTCCCAAGCCGATTCTACCTCCAGAGTCTGTTCCCACGGCAATTCCTCCTGGGGGAAATGTCCAGCAGATGGCTGGACTCAGTGCTCCCCCAGGCCTGGCCACTGCAGCTCCTGCTTACCCTTTACCGCAAGCTGTACCGATGCCCCAACCTGGACCAGCAGTTGCGCCTCAGCCTGTGCCCCCATCTCCGCCCATGCTCGAAGTCGATGTGGAATTGGTGACGGGACCAACGGAATTGGCGAATCGCCCGGTGACGGAGGACCGTCCCTTGACCGAGCTGAGCCGCCGGGATTGGATGATGCTTATCGCAGGGTCAGCCTCCGTTTTTTCTGCCACAGCTCTGGGGTTTGTGATCGCCCGACTCTTAAGTCCCAAACCTCCGGAACCGCCGCCGAGCGAATGA
- a CDS encoding N-acetylglucosamine-6-phosphate deacetylase, producing MTRVIARHYETAQPLELVVDGQTIVTVREVAAGVSLADDLPWLAPGFCDPQINGAVGISFLYPHRRMTQSGPVSMEPEEAWDRVLQACRSHGIGIFLPTLITASFETLQQALSTWERVCESHSQYRQVCPGYHLEGPYLSPEDGPRGAHPRAHIRNPDWDEFQRLQEAAGGHIRMVTLAPERPGAITMIEKLVAAGIIVAIGHTAASAEAIRAAVRAGARLSTHLGNGCHALLPRHENYLWEQLACDDLWASIICDGFHLPPAVVKCLVRGKTLDRLLLTCDASSLAGLPPGRYREWDTDVEISPEGRIGVAGTPFLAGSGLFTDTCVTNVIRYAGLTLSQAIHLAALQPRRLLGLPLPELAPGRPADWLTFRWHPDGVIQDIQWLNACCT from the coding sequence ATGACTCGTGTTATCGCTCGCCATTACGAAACCGCCCAACCCTTAGAACTCGTCGTCGATGGCCAAACCATCGTTACGGTCCGCGAAGTTGCGGCAGGGGTGAGCCTTGCGGACGATTTGCCTTGGCTGGCTCCCGGCTTCTGCGATCCACAGATCAACGGAGCTGTAGGCATCTCATTCCTCTATCCCCATCGGCGGATGACGCAGAGCGGGCCAGTCTCGATGGAACCAGAGGAAGCGTGGGATCGTGTCCTCCAGGCATGCCGCTCACATGGTATTGGCATTTTTCTTCCCACGTTGATCACGGCGAGTTTTGAGACTTTGCAGCAAGCCCTGAGCACATGGGAACGTGTGTGTGAAAGCCATTCCCAATACCGTCAAGTCTGTCCCGGTTATCATTTGGAGGGGCCGTATCTTTCACCCGAAGACGGTCCTCGCGGCGCGCATCCCCGCGCCCATATCCGTAATCCCGATTGGGACGAATTTCAACGCCTTCAAGAAGCGGCTGGCGGTCACATTCGCATGGTCACTTTGGCTCCCGAACGGCCTGGTGCCATCACCATGATCGAGAAACTTGTAGCCGCGGGGATCATCGTGGCCATTGGTCATACTGCTGCCTCGGCGGAAGCGATTCGGGCGGCTGTACGAGCAGGTGCTCGCTTGAGTACGCATTTAGGCAACGGCTGTCATGCTCTTCTGCCGCGCCATGAGAACTACCTCTGGGAACAACTGGCTTGCGACGACCTCTGGGCCAGTATCATCTGCGACGGCTTCCATCTTCCCCCTGCTGTGGTCAAGTGCCTGGTGCGCGGGAAGACTTTGGACCGCCTGCTGCTCACCTGTGATGCGAGCAGCCTAGCAGGACTGCCCCCCGGCCGTTATCGGGAATGGGATACGGATGTGGAAATCAGCCCGGAAGGCCGCATCGGCGTCGCCGGTACGCCCTTTCTGGCGGGAAGCGGCTTGTTCACGGATACCTGTGTCACCAACGTCATCCGTTATGCGGGTTTGACTTTGTCTCAAGCGATTCACCTGGCGGCGCTACAACCGCGCCGGTTGTTGGGACTGCCGCTACCGGAACTAGCCCCAGGCCGGCCAGCCGATTGGCTCACCTTTCGCTGGCATCCCGATGGCGTGATCCAAGATATCCAATGGCTGAATGCGTGTTGTACCTGA
- a CDS encoding carboxypeptidase M32, whose protein sequence is MTPTEAYAALVRRSKEIGIIHSCAALLSWDQQTYMPPQGARWRGEQMAYLSALAHQKLADPQVGEWLAQVESSTLTADPQSDEAANIREWRRSYERAIRVPAALVEELARVTTAAQQVWQEAKAQNRYKAFQPHLERIVSLKREEAHALGYSGHPYDALLDEYEPGMTTEEVRSLFTHLTRELTPLIQRWSESARRPDTSILRRDYPVERQRIFAEAAAAALGFDFSQGRLDVTAHPFCTGIGPGDCRITTRYNPRYFSEAFFGVLHETGHALYEMHLPAEHAGTPLGTACSLGIHESQSRLWENQVGRGRPFWEHFFPRLQQTFPHALADISLETFYFAINEVRPSLIRVEADEVTYNLHIVLRFELETEMLTGNLQVADLPGAWSEKMQQYLGLTPPDDTQGCLQDIHWSFGGIGYFPTYTLGNLYAAQFMAAAKAQLGDAELMRDFRNGQFRRLREWLIDHIHRHGQRYRAQELCQRATGEPLRTEPLLTYLREKYEPLYGS, encoded by the coding sequence ATGACGCCTACTGAAGCCTACGCCGCACTGGTACGGCGGTCGAAGGAAATCGGTATCATCCATTCGTGTGCGGCTCTCCTGAGTTGGGATCAACAGACCTATATGCCGCCGCAAGGTGCACGCTGGCGTGGAGAGCAGATGGCCTATCTCTCGGCGCTGGCTCATCAGAAACTGGCCGATCCGCAGGTAGGAGAATGGCTCGCCCAGGTGGAATCCTCGACACTGACAGCGGACCCACAATCCGATGAGGCTGCAAATATCCGGGAGTGGCGGCGCAGTTATGAACGAGCGATTCGTGTTCCCGCGGCTTTAGTTGAGGAGTTGGCGCGGGTGACGACTGCCGCTCAGCAAGTTTGGCAGGAAGCCAAAGCGCAAAACCGCTATAAGGCATTCCAGCCGCATCTGGAGAGAATCGTCTCCCTCAAAAGAGAGGAGGCCCACGCTCTCGGCTATTCTGGCCATCCCTATGATGCTTTGCTGGATGAATACGAACCGGGGATGACCACCGAGGAAGTTCGCTCGCTCTTCACTCATTTGACGCGGGAATTGACCCCGTTAATTCAACGCTGGTCGGAGAGTGCTCGCCGTCCTGATACGAGTATTCTGCGGCGGGATTACCCTGTCGAGCGTCAGCGGATTTTCGCCGAGGCTGCCGCGGCAGCTTTAGGTTTTGACTTCTCCCAAGGGCGCCTGGATGTCACCGCTCATCCTTTTTGCACCGGCATCGGGCCTGGGGACTGCCGCATCACCACCCGCTACAATCCGCGTTATTTCAGCGAGGCTTTCTTTGGGGTACTTCATGAGACAGGCCACGCGTTGTATGAAATGCATCTTCCTGCAGAGCATGCCGGGACCCCGCTGGGCACAGCGTGTTCTCTGGGCATCCATGAATCCCAGTCCCGTCTGTGGGAGAATCAGGTCGGCAGGGGCCGGCCTTTCTGGGAACATTTCTTCCCGCGCTTGCAACAGACATTCCCTCACGCCCTTGCTGACATATCACTGGAGACATTTTACTTTGCTATCAATGAAGTGCGCCCATCTTTGATCCGTGTAGAAGCCGATGAGGTCACTTACAATCTCCATATTGTCCTGCGATTTGAACTGGAAACGGAGATGCTGACGGGGAATCTTCAGGTCGCGGACTTGCCAGGAGCCTGGAGCGAGAAGATGCAACAGTATCTGGGATTGACGCCACCGGATGACACTCAAGGATGTTTGCAGGACATCCACTGGAGTTTCGGGGGAATCGGCTATTTTCCTACCTATACCTTGGGCAATCTCTACGCAGCTCAATTCATGGCAGCGGCCAAGGCACAACTGGGCGATGCAGAACTGATGCGTGATTTCCGCAACGGTCAATTTAGGCGTTTGCGAGAGTGGCTGATTGATCACATCCACCGGCATGGACAACGTTATCGCGCCCAAGAGCTGTGCCAGCGAGCAACGGGCGAGCCGCTGCGTACGGAACCTCTGCTTACCTACCTCCGTGAAAAATATGAACCACTCTATGGATCATAA
- a CDS encoding HEAT repeat domain-containing protein, which produces MKRPWILCTLLYLLGMAGIIGGSSPMSAATPREVDAAIQKGVHFLKRNVGGGGRGGERELGETALAGLALLECGVPGDDPALKGVTARIREAAFAETQTYHLALYILYLDRLGDPADVPIIQMLAVRLLAGQNAQGGWTYTCSHGTAAMEAQLRSALLTAELRSGDVRPAVEKAASVRPTSPARDLSRLHPAVQRYARQLQAEFRRGVGWGDFGDDNSNTQFAILGLWAARKHGVPVEEAFDLIQQRFLLTQCHNGGWPYSGRGVPGSPSMTCAGLLALATAVGRRQERLLRNDPSPLTPPAKSAPTPAKAAGLKNQDTRLDDPFFQPPPELPNPKGVDKGDPFFQPPLQDQKLNQPHQPPVQKLPAAKALPPVQERKMPFAGDPCAPAIQRGLDNLAAVLQGNLPGGKGKRIRDILGGRDYYFLWSLERVGVIYGLEKIGPVDWYQYGTDILLPAQHPNGSWGNRVDTAFALLFLARSNVVRDLSRVVQGKTRDAELRSGGLPPFSPLPHGERPMGGENSTSVPEANQSVATGTAPPVPKPRTEEVGGTPGPTVSPAGAITPPPQLPPIPIPRPEPKTGGTAGSIQPADAMPLVEELMRATEDQWILRLAAVRDGKGSVYTQALLMAIRRVAEDKAGAVRQALAERLARMTAETLRQYMKGEDPELRRAAVLAMAMKDDITLVPDLITALLDEEEMVVRAARVGLKSLTGQDFGPLPGADLRARRAAAQAWLDWFRKQQR; this is translated from the coding sequence ATGAAGCGCCCTTGGATACTGTGCACCTTGTTGTATCTGCTCGGCATGGCGGGGATTATTGGCGGTTCTTCGCCTATGTCAGCCGCGACTCCGCGGGAAGTCGATGCCGCGATTCAAAAGGGAGTCCATTTTCTCAAGCGAAATGTGGGGGGAGGCGGCAGAGGAGGGGAGCGAGAGTTAGGTGAGACGGCTCTGGCCGGCTTGGCGCTCCTGGAATGCGGGGTGCCGGGAGATGATCCCGCCCTCAAAGGAGTCACAGCTCGTATTCGCGAAGCGGCTTTTGCGGAAACACAGACCTATCACCTGGCCCTGTACATCCTCTATCTGGATCGCTTAGGCGATCCGGCAGATGTCCCGATTATCCAGATGCTAGCGGTTCGTTTGTTGGCAGGTCAGAACGCGCAGGGAGGCTGGACGTACACTTGCAGTCACGGCACGGCCGCGATGGAGGCGCAGTTGCGCAGCGCATTGCTGACCGCCGAATTGCGTAGTGGCGATGTTCGTCCCGCAGTGGAAAAGGCGGCATCGGTACGACCCACGTCACCAGCACGAGACCTTAGCCGCCTCCACCCGGCAGTCCAGCGTTATGCCCGGCAACTCCAAGCGGAGTTCCGCCGCGGAGTGGGGTGGGGGGATTTTGGGGATGACAACTCCAACACGCAGTTTGCCATACTCGGACTGTGGGCCGCACGCAAGCATGGCGTGCCGGTGGAGGAAGCATTCGATCTCATCCAGCAGCGGTTTCTCCTCACCCAATGTCACAATGGCGGCTGGCCTTACTCCGGTCGGGGCGTTCCCGGTTCTCCTTCGATGACCTGCGCCGGCTTGCTGGCTTTAGCCACGGCCGTGGGCCGGCGGCAAGAACGCCTGCTCCGCAACGATCCCTCTCCCCTGACTCCCCCTGCCAAGTCTGCCCCCACCCCAGCGAAAGCCGCCGGCTTGAAGAACCAAGACACACGCCTCGACGATCCGTTTTTCCAGCCGCCGCCGGAGTTGCCAAATCCCAAAGGCGTGGACAAGGGCGATCCGTTTTTCCAGCCGCCGCTGCAAGATCAGAAATTAAATCAACCGCACCAGCCACCGGTTCAGAAGCTGCCGGCTGCGAAAGCATTGCCGCCCGTCCAGGAAAGGAAAATGCCCTTCGCAGGAGATCCGTGTGCTCCTGCCATTCAAAGAGGATTGGACAACCTCGCTGCCGTCCTCCAAGGGAATCTCCCCGGCGGCAAAGGCAAACGCATCCGCGATATCCTCGGCGGACGGGACTACTACTTCCTCTGGTCTCTGGAACGTGTGGGCGTAATTTACGGTCTGGAAAAGATCGGACCAGTCGATTGGTATCAGTATGGGACAGATATCCTTCTCCCAGCGCAACACCCCAATGGAAGTTGGGGGAACCGAGTGGATACCGCCTTTGCCCTCTTGTTTCTGGCCCGTTCCAATGTGGTGCGTGATCTGAGCCGGGTCGTTCAGGGAAAAACCCGTGATGCTGAATTGCGTTCCGGGGGATTGCCTCCTTTTTCCCCATTACCTCATGGAGAAAGGCCAATGGGAGGGGAAAACTCCACTTCTGTCCCGGAAGCAAATCAGTCGGTGGCCACTGGAACCGCACCACCTGTTCCCAAACCGCGTACAGAAGAAGTGGGGGGAACGCCTGGCCCTACGGTATCACCCGCCGGTGCCATTACGCCGCCGCCTCAGCTTCCCCCGATTCCCATACCTCGGCCGGAGCCGAAAACGGGCGGGACCGCTGGTTCAATTCAACCGGCGGATGCAATGCCTTTGGTGGAGGAGTTGATGCGGGCCACGGAGGATCAGTGGATTCTCCGCCTGGCCGCGGTCCGGGATGGCAAGGGCAGCGTTTACACCCAAGCATTGCTCATGGCCATCCGCCGAGTAGCAGAGGACAAAGCCGGTGCGGTCCGGCAAGCCCTGGCGGAGCGCTTAGCCCGCATGACGGCAGAAACCTTGCGACAGTATATGAAGGGGGAGGATCCAGAGCTGCGCCGGGCTGCAGTTTTGGCTATGGCCATGAAAGATGATATAACGCTTGTTCCCGATTTGATCACCGCCTTGTTGGATGAGGAAGAGATGGTGGTGCGTGCCGCGCGAGTTGGTTTGAAAAGCTTGACCGGTCAGGATTTTGGCCCTCTGCCTGGTGCCGATCTGCGAGCCAGAAGGGCTGCGGCCCAAGCTTGGCTGGACTGGTTCCGTAAACAGCAGCGTTGA